TTAATGTATTGGAGGCTAGGGTTTTGTAAAACCCCATCAGCTTGTCCATGGCATCCGTAGCTCTACACCTCAAACGCAAAGGCAGAACAACGCCTGGTCTAAACCCTGGTTTTGTCCACCCGAAGCAACCCAGCTTTGTTCATGTCTTCTCGTCCTCAAGCTCGGACTCTAATGACGACGACATTCCCACCTCtcaatcttcttttcctttctcgtCCTACTTTAGCGACGTTAAAGCAACTCTCAAGAAACAGCCGCAGCAACATCAAAACCCTTCACAAGCACCACCTCGCAAACCCCTTTCCTTTTCTCCCCCCAAAACCCCATTGAGGTCTGTTGCTCTTGAAGAAATTCGCAATAATTTGTCTCATTTCCGCCACCGATCCGTTCCTCCGGCGCCCGATAACACAGTGGCAGCCTCACAAGCGTCTTCATCGTCCCCGCAGATATCGTTTCAAGAAATGTATAAGAGGAATGTGGCTGGGAAGTCTGATGTGACAGGTCCGGCCGATAAGGGCGGGAGGCTATCATTTGAAGCGGTTATGGAGAGCGTGCGTCAGCTCCGGTCGACGTCAGTAGCAGTTGGGGCTGATAAGAGTAAGGGCACTGATCCGATGTCATTATCAGCGTTTAAGGATAGTCTGAAGTTGCGGCCGGTGTATCAGCAGTCCAGGGTGATTGGAGGGGGACCAGACAAGTTGCCTGCATCTGTTTTTGGGAAGGAATTGAAAGAGAAGGAGGCTGGGGCAGATGGGACCTCGAGGAGGACAGAGTTTGTGAGACCGTATAGCCTTGAGGAGTTGGGAATGAAGTTGAGGAAACTAAGGCCTGAGGCGAAGGGAGAGAATTGGTTTTCATTGGGGGAGTTGAATGATCGGGTTATGAGGTTGATGGAGATTGAGGATAAGGAGGCACAGTCATCGTTTGGAGGTGTCCATTATAAGGAATTGAGGGAAAGCTTGCTAAAGCTGCGGATGTCTGATAATGAGAATGTGAAGAAATCAAACAGTGAGTTGACCTTTTTCTATGAATTTATTGATGTTAAATTTGTGTATTATTTGGATTTTGATCACAGAAAGTTTTGATGcttttctgagaaaataaatgttatatatatatttggattgatggTCCATTTGTTTACTCACTAAATGTGTCTTAGGCAATAAATTTAGATGgttattgaaaaaaataatatgagGCCCATGTCGCAGATGAATTTGATGGACTTTGAGTTTTGTGGAAGCAAGTATTTTATATACATTGTCGGATacttaaaaaaataattgaatgCTAGTTTAggaaataaaatgataaaatcttGAATCCTAGGTAGAGCTGACAAGTTAAAACTGAAAACTTTGCAGAGCTGTGTCTAATATCACTGCAAAAAGGGGCAAAGTTTGGTTTGTGGTATCTAACTTTATTAGTGGATTAGTAGTTTGATTTTATTAGTTCTTAATGGTTTCTAATATGCTTATTCTTCCTATGGAGCCTCACTTTTGTGCAGCTTCTGTCTGAGTGAGCTTTGCTTGCATCAGGAAAAACTTGTATGTTCCCTTGTAGCTGATTAGTGAGTCTGCACATTCTTTTCAATTTTCCTTGGTTTTACTACTATGAATTTGGTTTTCTTGTCATGGAGTGATATATAACTGCAACATTCTGGTTATTTGTTGTTAATGCTTGTTTTCCCAAACACCAAGTTTTATCTCTAGCGTTCTTGTCTGTTTCTGTTCTTTTGCTCATTTTTATGTAGTTGGTGTATGGGACTTGTATTCTACAGTAAATTAGCCATTTGGATCGTGTATGGAGTCTGGATGTATGCTTCTTTGGGAAGTTTGCACTGCCATGAACACACACTCACACAGAGATATAGAGTTAACAAAAATCATACCACAGCGGCTTCATTGATGCATAGATGTTTCTGAGATGCTAGGTTTTTAATCATTGATTTCAGACGTAGATAAAAAATTCTATGTATAGGGAGATATTTCTTGTGGATTTTAATTTTAATCTGTCCCGTTGGCGTTGCATATGGAATTATGGATTTCATGTTCCAAGTGGGATGCTCTCAAATTTTACTTGTACGTCATGATGCTGCCACACTCTATTCTGTTTGAGCCTGGATAGATTTGCTTGAAAGCATTTTAGTGTCTGGTTTGGATTTAATTTATTGCATTGGGGGTTGTGGTGTATAGACTATTTTGAATTGCTATAAACACACCTAAGCAGTGTCCTGCTATTGAAAAGTATTCTAATATGAATTTTGGATTCTTAAATTTTTTAGATTTAGTATGAATGGCATTTTCCATTTCTATGTTTGAATGGAAGTCAGAAGCTTCTATTCGATAcctttatttgttttgtttattGATCAGATCCATTGTTACAGTCCAGAGACTTGATGTCTTGGGTCAGCTAGGTGGGACTCCAGACTTCATGCTCGCACCTCCAAAGGAGCACTTGGTTGAAAAGGCAAGTAATGTCTTGTTCCCCTACTCCTTTCCTGTGGTTCTTTTAAACCCTTTCCATGATTGTTATTGTGAACAGATttgtacagtttatgcagcatgtATAAGAGTCCTCTGCAACTTCTTTATGTGGACACTCATCTCTACGTTATCCAACTTGCGAATTACTTATAATAGATATTTATAGTCTGGGTTCATATCCATGAAAACTGAGATAATCTTCATATGCTTATCAAGAAGAAAAAGGGGGGATTGTGACTTACAAATCAAACCCACTGTTTCTATCCCT
This window of the Malania oleifera isolate guangnan ecotype guangnan chromosome 6, ASM2987363v1, whole genome shotgun sequence genome carries:
- the LOC131157977 gene encoding uncharacterized protein LOC131157977 produces the protein MASVALHLKRKGRTTPGLNPGFVHPKQPSFVHVFSSSSSDSNDDDIPTSQSSFPFSSYFSDVKATLKKQPQQHQNPSQAPPRKPLSFSPPKTPLRSVALEEIRNNLSHFRHRSVPPAPDNTVAASQASSSSPQISFQEMYKRNVAGKSDVTGPADKGGRLSFEAVMESVRQLRSTSVAVGADKSKGTDPMSLSAFKDSLKLRPVYQQSRVIGGGPDKLPASVFGKELKEKEAGADGTSRRTEFVRPYSLEELGMKLRKLRPEAKGENWFSLGELNDRVMRLMEIEDKEAQSSFGGVHYKELRESLLKLRMSDNENVKKSNIQRLDVLGQLGGTPDFMLAPPKEHLVEKYFHPDNMSSAEKMKLELHKVRDEFKMSESDCGSTRVQVAQLTTKIKYLSSTLHKKDKHSRKGLLAMVQRRKRLLKYLRRTDWDSYCLVLSKLGLRDTPVLKA